The sequence CCCCTGGTGATGCCGATGGAGCAGGCGTGAACCTGGCCCATGTGGATGTGGAATTGAGCGACGAGGCGATGAAGGATCGCCCTGCTGCCATTGCCGAACTACGCAACGCCTTCCTGAAGCTGCCCGGGGTGGCCCCGAACATCGGCGGTTTCATCTCCCACCGCATGGATGAGGTGCTCTCAGGGGTCCGCAGTGCGATCGCCATCAAGGTCTACGGCCCCGATCTGGCGGAGCTGCGCAGGATCGGCGAGCAGGTGCGCGATGCGATCGAGCCGATCCAGGGGGTGGTGGATCTGCAGCTCGAACCCCAGTTGCCGATCCAGCAGGTGCAGATCGCCTTCGATCGCCAGGCCGCCACGGCCAACGGGCTAACGATGCAGCAGCTCGCCGATGCGGTGGAGATCGCCCTCAATGGCAAGACGGTGGGCCAGGTGGTGAGCGACGGCACCGACCGCACCGATGTGGTGGTGATGCTCCCCGAAGACTCCCGCAACAGTCTTGATGCCCTGCGAGCGCTACCAATCGCCACCCCCGCCGGCACCATGCTGCCGCTGGGAAGCCTGGCCCGCATCGACTATGGCCTGGGCGCCAATGTGGTCAACCGTGAAGACGTGTCGCGGTTAATCGTGGTGTCCACCAACGTCAGCGGCCGGCCGCTGGGCACGGTTGTGGCCGACATTCAGAACACCATCGACAGCAAGATCAAACTGCCAAGCGGCTATTTGATTCGCTACGGCGGCCAGTTTGAGTCGGAGGAACGGGCCACCACCAACCTGCTGCTCTACAGCCTCTTGGCCATGGTGGTGATCGCCGTGTTGATGTTCGTGGCCGTGAAATCACTACCGGCCACGCTCGCGATCCTGATCAATCTGCCGCTGGCTCTTGTCGGGGGTCTGGTGGCCATCCTGCTCACCGGAGGGGTTCTCTCGGTGGCCTCCCTGATCGGCTTCATCACCCTGTTCGGGGTGGCGGTCCGCAATGGCCTGCTGCTGGTGGATAACTACAACCGCCGCCATGCGGAAGGCATGGAGCTCAAGGAGGTGATCCGCGCTGGCAGCCTGCAACGCCTCAATGCGATCCTGATGACGGCCCTCACCTCTGCCCTCGGCACGCTGCCCCTGGCTTTGGCCTTTGGGGCCGGAAACGAGATCCTGCAGCCCCTGGCGATCGTGGTGCTGGGTGGTCTGATTACCTCCACCCTGCTGACCCTGTTGGTTCTCCCTGCGCTCTACGCCCGTTTCGGCCGCTGGTTGCTGCCCAGGGCTATCTCTGAAGCATGAGAACAGAGCGTCCAGGGCAGTTAGCCGGCCTCGGTGCCGCCGTGCTGTTCGGCTGCAGCGCGCCGCTGATCAGCACCCTCACCGGCTCGGGCTCGGCCCTGAGCATCGCGGGCCTGCTCTACGCCGGCGCCACCATGGCCTTGCTGGCAGTTCGGTTGGTTCGAGGGACCCAGGCGGAAACCCCAATCCGCCGTGAAGACTGGCCGGCCCTCGCCGCGCTCACCTTGCTGGGTGGCGTGGTGGGTCCAGTCGCGCTCGTGCTGGGTCTGGCCCGCTTGCCGGCCACCGCCAGCTCGCTGCTGCTCAACCTGGAGGCGGTGTTCACCTTGGCGATCGCCGTGCTGGTGGGGCGCGAGCATCTGGGGCGGCGTGGCCTGGTTTCGGCGCTGCTCACCATCGCTGGCGCGGTGGTGTTGTCGCAGGGATCGCTCCGTGGTGCCACGGCCATCGGCTGCGCCCTGATCGCCCTGGCCACCCTGGCCTGGGGCATCGACAACAACCTTAGCCAGCGCCTCAGCCTGCGCGATCCGATCCAGATCGCCACCGCCAAGGCCGCTGGAGCGTGCTTGCCGATGTTGGCTCTGGCCCTGCTGCTGGGCCAGGCCTTTCCGCCCCTGCCGGTGAGCCTGACTCTGCTCGGCATCGGCGCCCTGGGCTACGGCATCTCGATCTGGCTGGATCTGCTGGCCCTGCGCGATCTGGGGGCGGCCCGCGAGGCCGTGCTGTTCTCCACCGCACCGTTCGTGGGGGTGCTGTTTGCTCTGGTGGTGCTGCGGGATCCGCTCACCTGGCCCGTGCTGATCGCCGCGGTGCTGATGGCCGCTGGCGTGGTGCTGCTGCTGCGCGAGCAACACAGCCACTGGCATCGCCACGAGCGGCTGCGTCATGCCCATCGCCACCGCCACGATCCCCGTGATGGCGATCCCCATCACCAGCACGACCATGCCCCGGCCGATCTGGAGGGCTTCCCCGCTGATCGCCCCTTCTGGCATGCCCATGAGCACGGCCACCAGGCGCTCGAGCATGGTCACCCCCATGTGAGCGACGCCCATCACCGCCATCAGCACTGAGCGTGTGAGACCCGTTCGGCGCTGCTGCGCCTGATCAAGTCCAGTCCCTCTCAAGTTTCTGCAACATCACACTTCCATGGCAGCAGAGATCAACGCGAACCAGGCTCCCGGAGCACCGCACTACTCGCTGGCTGACCTGATCCGTTATTTCCTCCTACTCGGAACGACGGGATTTGGCGGACCGATTGCGCTGGTGGGCTACATGCACCGCGATCTCGTGGAAGACCGAGGCTGGATCAGCGAGGACGGCTACCAGGAAGGCCTGACCCTCGCGCAGGTGGCACCAGGCCCCTTGGCAGCGCAGTTGTCATTTTATATGGGCTACATCCATTACGGCTTGCTGGGTTCAGCACTGGTGGGGCTGGCATTTGTTCTGCCCTCCTTTCTGATGGTGGTTGCCCTGGGTTGGGCCTACACCAGCTACGGCGGGCTGAGCTGGATGCAGGGCGCTTTCTATGGAGTCGGTGCCGCCGTGATCGGCATCATCGCCATCAGCGCCTACAAGCTCACGAACAAAACCATCGGACGTGACTGGTGGCTCTGGGCGGTCTACATCGTTAATGCAGCTTCTACTGTGATCAGCGAATCAGAGCGCATTGAGTTCATTCTGGCCGGTGGTGCACTGATCTGGTTTTTGCGTACACCGCCAAGCCAGCTATGGAATAGAAATAAATTGCACGGCCTCAGTGCACTGCCCCTGCTACCGATTCTTGCCGCTGTGCCCGTGGCCACCGCTGGACTGCTAAGCAAGATCTTCTGGTTTTTTGCCACGGCCGGCGCATTTGTCTTTGGTAGTGGCTTGGCGATCATCCCGTTCCTTTATGGCGGGGTGGTCAAGAACTTTCAATGGCTGGATACGCAACAGTTTCTGGATGCTGTTGCGGTGGCAATGATCACACCGGGCCCTGTCGTCATTACAACAGGATTCATCGGATTTCTGGTGGCAGGGTTTTCCGGTGCCTGCGTGGCATCCCTCGCCATGTTTCTCCCTTGCTACCTCCTGACCGTTATCCCAGCGCCGTATTTCCGTAAGCACGGCAAAAATCCGGCAATTGCGGCGTTTGTCAAAGGCGTCACCGCTGCTGCAACCGGAGCCATTACGGGGGCCGTGATCGTGCTGGCGCGTCAGTCCCTACAGGATCTACCAACCGTGTTGATCGCCATCACAGCGCTGTTCAGCCTGTGGTTCTTCGGTCGGAAGCTACCCGAACCACTGGTGGTGGCGGCTGCGGCGGTGCTCGGGATTCTGATCTTTCCGTTGACACACGCCTGAGCAACGAGACCGCCTCTGTGACGTAGTTCCTGCTTCCATTTGCCCTCATCTGAGCAGATGACCTCCAGCCAACCAAAACCCCCGAGCTGGGGGCCCGGGGGTTTTGGTGGCGGGTGTTGAACCTGCTGGCATTGGCACCTGGGGCCGAGCATTCCAGGTGTGAGGCAGTTGGTTCTCCGGTGGGCACCTGAAGCGGTGCGGATGGAGTGTCGACGGTTCAGGCAAACATTTGGTGTCTGAACTGACGACCCGCCCACGGATGGGGGAAGACTGTTGGAGCAGGGGCCTGCAGTCAGCGTTGCTTCTACGCGTGCTGAGGTGGGTTGTCAGCCATCGGTGGCTCCTCCCTGGGTTGATGGAACCAGATTCGCTCCGCCAGCAGCCCCGCACAATCGGCCATTGCACGCATTGCCCTGGGCTGCAGAGAGGAGCAGCGTGGGTGGTTTGGGCTGCTCCTCCTCATGCCCGAGGTGGTGGTGGCGGATCCCACTGGGGTGCACAGGCCCGCCACCCCTGCTGACGCCTTTCGGACCAGAGCTTGATCGCCTGCTGGCGGCTGAGCTCCTTGCGCCGCTTGAGGAGGGGCGGCGCGCCGTTTGGCATCACCTCCCCGAGCGTCACCTCCAGTGACTGGCTCCAGCGGTCGTAGCGGCGCGGCTGGAAATGCAGGACCTGACGGCCATCACTGATCCAGCCCTCCTGCGGGGAGAGCGGCGGCCGGCCGGTCCTGTCCGTGACATTCATCGGCCGCTCACACCACCTCCGGCGCCCAGCCGCGGCTGAGCGTCATGTCGTCAGTCCAGCCCTGGCAGCGGCTGGTGAGGTTCTCGCCGTGGGCGATCAGCCCTTGGTGCAGCTGGCATGTGAGCACGGGGATGCAGTTCACCCCGGCGTGATGCCTGAACCAGTGGCAGGTCATGCAGACCTTGCGGCTGCGGGTCTTGAGCAGCACGGCCTCATCGAGGTAATGCCACTCCTCGATAGGGATTTCAAGCCGGGCGGCCAGGGCCGCAGGCCGAGGCAAGGGGATACCCATGACCCATTCCAGACGCGTACATCTGTACTAGCACGCGCAACTCGGAATGGCGGCCACGGCCCATCGACCTAGGTACGGTTCAGGCAAAGGAGGCGTGTCGATGCTCCGCGAACTCGTGCTGGCCATTGGCATCCCCCTGCTGGTGCTGCTGCTGGCGGTGCTGGCCCTGGAGCAGTGGCGTGATCAGCTGCCGGCCTGGCTGCAGCGGTTGGCCGAGCGCCCGTCCTGGCTTTGGAACACCGGCATCGGGCTGATCATCGGCCTGTCGCTGCTGCGCTGGCTGCTGCAGCGCTGATGCTCAGGCCGCCAGCGCCTGGCGTTGGCCCGCAGGGTGCACCGATCGGTGCGAAACCAGAAACGCTTCGATCCAGTCGTGGTGGCGTCGCTGGCAGATCCGATCGGCAATCGAAGCCGCATCGTCCGGCACCTGAAAGCGTTTGCGGAACGCCTTGGTGAACCCTTCCAGAGCAGGACGGGGCAGGCCACGGACGGTGGCCAGGATCTGCTGGACGGTGGCTGGATCAAGGGGCTCCAGGCCTACCTCCGCCATGGACTCGACCGCGGTGCTGTTGCGCTGAGGCGCCGGTGCGTGACGGACTGGTGTGGGAGCAGTTGAGCTGGTGACCTCCCGCTGCTGCTTGTCGTAGAGCGCCAGCCCAAAGGGATTGCCGAAGGTCATCAGTGCCCGCTTCATGGCATCGGTTTCGGCCTCCTTGAGGGCGGACTCGTGGGCCTGGCCCAGGTCGGCGTCGATGCCGTGGCCAGCGCCGCTGCCCTCGCGGATGACATCGCCGACGCGGATGCGCACCCGGGCGGTGTAGGTGACACCCCAGCCTGCGCGGTTGCCGCTGCCCAGGGTGCGTTCGCGTTCAGAGACGCACTGCACGGCGATGGTTTCGCGCTGCCAGCCGTCGAAGCCAAAGATGCGGTTGGCTTCGGCGATGGCTTGCCAACCCTCCAGGTAGGCCAGGGACCGCCCGGCCTGGCTGCGGGTCTGGACCTTGGCGCGATCGAGTGGAGCGGAAAGGGCAGCGATCTGTTCAGGGGAGAAGACAGCGGTGGCCATGGAAATGCTGCGATGTGAGAAGGGATTTGGGTGGAAGGGGTGTGGGCCCGCGCCTGAAACGGACCCACGTGAAAGGGGGCTCTGCCCCCTCAGTGGATGCGCCAGGAGCGGCGGGATAGAAGCTGGGCGCCGGTGATCTGGCGGCCGGCATTGAGGGCCTCTTTGATGGCCGCCTTATCGGGCTTGCTGGTGGTGGTGACGGTGAGCCACTCGGAATCGAGGGCCTGTTCGTCGTCGATCACGACAGCCGATGACCTGCGGCTGCTGAGCTCGTGATTGGGGAAGGAGAAGCGGGTAGCGGCTGGCTGCAGCTGGGTGATGACAAACACCAGCGATTCCTCCAGGGCATCGGCCCGACTGGCATCAGAGCGGGCCAGATCGGTGAGCCGCTTGGCCTGCTGCTGGCGGTAGGTCGCCTGACCGCGCAGATGCTCGATCACCCAGCAGGTGGCATCGGCCTTATCGGCCAGGGCGGCCTTGTTGCCCTCTTCTGCAAGCAGTGCCGCCTCCAGCTCAGCCAGAGCTGAAGCCCGCTGTTCGGGGTCATCGGTTTCCAGCTGCTCGGCCAGCTGGCCGATGACGGTGGTGAGCTCCTGGGCCTCGATGCCCAGCTGCCAGAGAGAGCCAGATCGCTGGAGTGAGCAGGCCAGACCTGCCGCCTCCGCTCCTGACGCAACGACAGCAGCGGAGGCGGGAATAGAGGTGAGAACAGCCATGAGGGTGTGGGGGAATGAACGGATCGGAAACAGAACGGAGCGCCGATGGCGCACAAGGCTTCAGGAGCGGGCGGAGACAGGAACAGCCCAGAGCCCTGCCGAGGGACTGACCTGGGCCACCGAGATCGGGACCGGAGATCGGGCGGCCATACGGCGGGCTTGCTGCACCAGCGAGGCGGTGCCTGCTCCACCGGGGAAGGCCACGACCAGCACCGAGGCCATCGAGCCAGGGGAGGTGTGAGCCTCCGCCCGGGCAATGGCCTGCTGGAGCAGCTCGCGATTGCGGATTGGCCCGGCGGCCCGGCCGTGGCGCTCCCACTGGGCCGGCATCACCAGAGACGACCAGCCCAGCTGATGGGCCGCTCGGCCGATGGCGGCATCGGCGCCGCGGGCACCGCCATGGAGCAGCAGGTGCACCAGCCGGCCGCCGCTACGGGCGAGCAGCTCAGCGGCGACCCGCTGATGCGGCCAGGCCAGATCGCGGCCGCCACCAGCCGCGATCACAAGCGAATAAGCAGAGCCCGAACGTGGCTCAATTGAATGACAGATAGCCATGGAATCAGCTGCCAAAAGTGACAACTGATCGGGGCATCACAACCGCTCAGAGATACGCGGCTCTGATGGCGAGATCAGGGGATAAAGTTGCCGCAGGCGATGGGCTTGGGGCCTTTGGCGCAACCCTTATTCTACCAGTACGGATGCACTCTAGAGGCAGCAGAACCCTTGCAATGCAATGGATCCACGAAAAGCTGAGCTCCATAGAGGAGCCCCGGCTCGCTGAGAATCAAGACCATCAGATCTGGGCCGAATCAACCCGCCCCCGCCGCGCAGCTGCGAGAGAAACGCTGGGGCCCCTATGGCGGCTACCGCCGGTGACCAGCCCTTCGGCCACCGCAGCCGCGGGAGAGCAGCTGAGCCCGCCACCCCACACCGGCCCCGGAGCGGAGGGCGGCGGCGGCTGGCCGATGCACGCCACGGCACAGCCGTGGCACGCTGAAGGACGGCCGCTGCCGAACGGAGCCTTGCGGCGTTTTTGAGAGTTGTGGAGGGGGCGCTGGGAAGTTGGCGGTGCGTCAGCCCTTGGACGACTTCCACTGGACATTGGCCTGGGCCAAGGCCGCATCGACGACGTCGTCGCCGCACCAACGGCTGTAAGCCGCCAGATGGGTCTGAACGCTGTGGCCCATCAGGGTGGCGGCCACCTTCGGGGCCAGCCCCAGTACGACATGGGCGCGGTGCGCGTAGGCGTGGCGCAGGCTGTAGGGCACCAACTTCTCACCTATGGCGGTGTAGTGGTTCCTGAGCTTCTGCCAGGTCTGGCGCCGTTTCAGATACGTGGCGAGTGCCTCGCCACTTTCACCAGGTCGCAGTGGCGGCATCTGGCCAGGATGGAATCGGTTCAGCAGATCCCATTCAGCCGCCCACTCATCGCAGGGCAGGAGGCGGAGATTGCGTGGTGCGGTGGAGCCGCGGCTGGTCACTTTCCGATAACTGCAGTGCAGGTGATCGCCGCGACGTTCCAGGTGTCGCAACTCCTCAGGACGCAAGCCATAGGCGGCTACCAGCTGAAACGCCAGTCGCCAGCGGGCATCAGGGATCGCTGCAACCATCTCGAGGATGTGCTCGACCTCGATAGGGGTCGTGCGGTTGACCTCGGCTCTTTTTCTTCCGACATAGGGACTCAGATCAAGAGGCGGCGCCCAGCACTCAGGAAGGCGCTCCCCGTCCACCCCCCAACGCAACAGAGCTGCTGTCTGCTGAACCCGCATCTGACGTCCTCGGGCGCCCGGCTGCTGGGACCAGCGATCGGTGACCGCATCCAGGAGCTGGCGTGAATGGCCGGGCGACGGGTGCCTGTGCATCGCGGCCAGGACCTCGCGCATGCCTGGCTGCCAGATCTTGTCCCAGGTGCTGCTCTTCAGTTCGCCACTGCTGATCTTGCGCTGGCGGTAGGCCTCAATGAGTGCTCCCCAGTTGATCGGGCACTCCGGGTCTGATGCCCAGGGGCTCTCCTTTGCTGGTGGAATTTCATCGCGGCTTGGCTCCTTCTCCGCTCCCTTGCTGGTCACGTGGAGCTGCAGGGCGTCGTCCAGTGGAGTGCCGGCCAAGAAGGCCTCTCTCGCAGCTACCGCGTCTGCGGCAATGTCTTCGGCATGGGCTGGTGACCAGGGCCATGTCATCAGGACCTGTCGCTGCTTGCCATCACCGGCACCAGCGGTCACGCGGAGCCGGGCACGCCCCCGATAGGGGCTCACCGACCATCCCCGCGGAAACCCCCGCGCCTGCATGCGCAATGCCAGCAGCGCGCTCACGGGATCTGGCTTTCTGGTGGGCGCCGAGCGGGTCATGCGCGGGACGGGACAAAACTGCTCACAGGTGTGAGCAGAAGTGTGAGCAGTTTGCCCTCAGAGCTTGGCACGGGTGGTCAGGGACAGCCAGCGGCTTCCACGCTGAAAGCCGTTGCCCTGACAGGATTGTGGGGCAAAATTATGCCCCTGATTGAAACGCCCCCTGTTGGATTCGAACCAACGACCGGCTGCTTAGAAGGCAGCTGCTCTATCCGGCTGAGCTAAGGGAGCAGCCGTTGCCATGATCGCTCAGGAGATGGGGGCTTCACAACTGCGGCCCTGGCGCCAGAGTGGTGGCAGTGATCTTTTTTGAAATGCGTTTCGCCCTGCTGCTCTCTGCTGCTGGCTTGCTGGCCCTTGCGGCGCCCTTGGGCGCCCAGGCTGTGAGCTTGGATGAGGCCTGCGGCAAATTTGCCGGCAAGCTCAGTGCCGCCCAGGCTGCGGGTGATACCCAAAAAGCCCAGACGATCTATCAGGAGGGCTCAGCGCGCATCGCTTCGAGGTTCAACGGTGCCACCTGCCCGAACGTCAAACCCCCAACCCCCTAAACCCGCTGGCTCTTTCGGCCTACACTGGTCTGCTGCGCAACGCTCGCCCCATGGCTGCCACCCGGCTCACTGACAGCCAGAAGATCGAGATCGTGGCTCGCTACCGCGCAGGGGAAGTCAGCGCCGAGCTGGCTGAGGCCTATGGCTGCAGCACCAACACCGTGAGCCGCGTGGTGAAGGCTGGGCTGGAGCCAGCTGAATACGAGCAGCTCAAGCAGCAACGCAACCGGCCGCTCAAGCTTTCTCCAGAACAAGCTTCTCCAGAACAAGCTGCTCCAGAAGGAGACGTTCCAGAACCAGTTGCATCAGAGCCTGAACCTCCAGAGCCCGCCGGCGGCGACGAAGAGCATGCGTTGCTGGCGATCGACGATGCCGATGATTTTGGCGATGACGCCAATGATCTCGACTTCGCTGACGACGATCTAGCCGACCAGTTTGTGGCCGTGCCGCTGTTGCTGGTGGATCACGTTGGCGAGCCGGCCCAATGCCAGCCGCTCGCAGATGCGCCCCTTCCAGCCAGCGTTTACATGCTGGTGGATAAAACAGTGGAGCTCCAAGCCAAGCCGCTCAAGGACTTCCCCGAGCTTGGCCCGCTACCCGATGGTGAAGAGGAGCGGCAGGCCCTGATGGTGTTCGCCAATCCCCGTCAGGCCAAACGCCACTGCGGCCGCACCCAGCGCGTGATCAAGGTGCCAGACACTCGCATCCTGGAGCGCACGGCGCCCTACCTGATTGCCCAGGGCATCAGCCGGGTGGTGATGGAGGGCAGCCTCTACTCCTTGCCCGGCAGTTAATCACCGGGCCCTTAATCCCCAGGCAGTTGCTCGTTGCGGGGGACGAGCAGGGCGGCGCTGCAGCCGCCACTGAGTACGCCAATCACTAGCGCGATGCCCACCAGAAAACCGGCTGGCAGGGGTGTGCTGCGGGCAAAGCCCAGGTTGAGGCTGGGGCGCTGGTCGAGGTTTTGAGCACCCAGGCAGAGGATCGCTAGCAGCAAGCCACCGCCCAGCAGGCTGGATGCAAGCAGGCGCAGGCGCACGACCATCAGATCACTAGGTAATCCCTGTGGCGGCAGTCTGCCCGGTCAGGACTCGGTCTGCAGCTGCTCCTGGTGCAGCAGGGCGTAGAGCTCCCGCTTGCTGTGGCCGGTGCGCTCGGCCAGCAGCTTGGCGGCGGCGTTGCTGCTGTGGCCGGCCCGCTGCAGCTCCTGCAGCTCGGCGCTGAGGGCAGCGCTATCCCAGGCCAGGGGCTCTGGCGGCAGGGCGCCTGCCAACACCAGGGTGCATTCCCCCTGGGGCGGGGTGCGGCGGAAGTGCTCGATGGCTGCGCTAACGCTGGGACCCACCTGCTCTTCGTGCTTTTTGGTGAGTTCGCGGGCGACGCGTAGGGGCCGATCACCCAGCACCGCCAGTAGATCATCGAGCAGATCGAGCAGCCGGTGCGGGGCTTCAAACAGCACCATGGTGCGCTGCTCAGTTTGCAGTTCCTGCAGTCGCTGACGGCGCTGGTTGGTCTTGGGCGGCAGGAAGCCCTCAAAGCAGAAGCGGCCGCACGGCAGGCCACTGCTCACCAGGGCGGTGGTGACAGCGCTGGGGCCGGGAATGCAAATCACGTTGTGGCCAGCTGTGCGGGCGGCCGCCACCAGCACCTCGCCGGGATCGGAGATGCCCGGCAGCCCGGCGTCACTGATCACGGCCAGGGCTTCGCCTGCGGCGAGGGCCGCAAGCAGTTCGGGGATGCGGGCGGTTTGGTTGTGGGCGTGGAAGCTCACCAGCCGCGGCCCCTGCTCTTTTTGACGCAGGCCGAGCTGATGCAGCAGCAGGCCGCTGCGGCGAGTGTCTTCGCAGGCGATGCGCTGCACGCCGGCGAGCACCTGGCGGGCGCGGGGCGAGAGGTCGGCCAGGTTGCCGATGGGGGTGCCCACCAGGTAGAGCACGCCGGGGGCGGGTTCGGGGGCTTGCACGGCTTGGGGTGGGCTCCTGCAAAATGCTGAACCCTGCCAACCCATGATGCCGGCTGCCCTCCCCTTGCCCTCTGGCATTGCGCTCGAAGCCTTGCTGGTGGAGCTGCGGCGGCTGAGCTGGGGCGCGGCCGACATCCTGCTGGCCTATGGCCGCGGCGAGCAGCCCCCCTATGGCTTCCCGCCGGCGTTGAGCGTGGATGAGGGCGGCGAGGGCCCGGTGAGTGCGGCGGATCTGGCGGTGAACCAGTGGCTGCTGGAGGGCCTGGCCGCAGCCTTCCCCACGGCGGAGTGGACCGTGCTGAGCGAGGAAACCGCCAAGGAGCAGCTCACTGAAGGCGAGCCCCTGGCGGCGGAGTGGCTGTGGATCCTCGATCCCCTCGATGGCACTAAAGACTTCCTGCAGGGCACGGGCGAATATGCGGTGCATCTGGCCCTGGTGCACGGCGGCGAGCCGGTGCTGGGGGTGGTGCTGCTGCCTGTGCTGGAGGAGCTGTGGCTGGGCGTGATGCCAGGGTTGGCGGGCTCGGCAGGAGAGGCCTGGTGCGAAAGCCGGGTGGGCGAGCGCAGCCCCGTGCGGCTTAGTGGCCGGCGAGCTCTCGGCGAGCTGGTGCTGGTGGCCAGCCGCAACCACCGCGACCAGCGGCTCGAGCAGCTGCTGGCGGCCCTGGCCCTAGGCGACACCAAGGCAATCGGCAGCGTCGGCGGCAAGGTGGCCACGATCCTGCGCGGTGAGACTGATCTCTATATCTCCTTGTCGGGCAAGAGCGCCCCGAAGGATTGGGATATGGCAGCTCCTGAGGCGGTGTTACGCGCCGCCGGTGGCGCCTTCAGCCATGCCGACGGCCGCGCCCTGGCCTACAACAGCGGTGACGTACGCCAGGCCGGCTGTTTAATCGCCAGCCACGGCCCAGCCCACGCCGAATTGTGCGAAAAGGCGGCGGCGGCGCTGGCGGTGATTGATCCCGGTTTTGTTGTTTGAGGGCAAGAGATTGGTGGCTGGAGGGGAGAGGTCGCTTTTTTGTGGTGGACTTAGCTAGGACTTAGCCCACCCCTGAAAATGTTGTTGGCCCCTGCCCGGTCTTCAGTTTTTAGTTTTTAGTTGGCGTTAACTCAGCTATGAGCTGGCTGCAACCCTGCCCTGCCTAACTTGAACCGATGCGTTTGCCCTGGCTGCGTGCCCGACTGCGTCTGGTCGTTCTGGCTGGTTGGGATCTGGTGATGCTGCTGCTGGCCTATGCCGGCATCTATCAGCTGCGGATCGGTGGCTGGTGGGGCGAGAGCAGTGAGGCCTGGGGTTTTGCCCTGGCTTGGCTGGTGTTTTCCTATCTGCTGGGGCGCTACTCGCGCGAGAGCCCCCAGCGCAGCGTGGCCCTGCGCCGGCTGGGGCTGGCCCTGGCGGCGGCGGCGCTGCTGCTGCTGGCGGTGCAGCTGAACAGCTGGCTGGCACGGGTGCTGATGGAGGCCACTCGCTTCCGCGGCTTCCTGCTGCCCTGGCTGGGGTTGGTGGTGCTGGGTTCCCTGCTTGGGCAGACGCTGCTGCGCCGCCGTTCGGTCGTTGGGCTGCCCTGGCTGCTGGTGGCCAGCCCCGCTGAGCAGCAGGTGCTGGAGCGGGAGCTGGCGGGTGAGCGGCGCCGCTGGGGCAGTAGCGAGCAGCCGCTCTGGCGCTGCTGCCGGCTGGAGGATCTGGAGGCGGAAGTGGCGGCGGGTGGGCGCGAGCTGGCGGGGGTGGCGATCAGCACAGCCGCCTTGGGGACGCAGCGGCCCAGCGAGCTGGGGGTGCTGCTGGCGGCACGGAAGCGCGGCCT is a genomic window of Cyanobium sp. Tous-M-B4 containing:
- a CDS encoding DMT family transporter — its product is MRTERPGQLAGLGAAVLFGCSAPLISTLTGSGSALSIAGLLYAGATMALLAVRLVRGTQAETPIRREDWPALAALTLLGGVVGPVALVLGLARLPATASSLLLNLEAVFTLAIAVLVGREHLGRRGLVSALLTIAGAVVLSQGSLRGATAIGCALIALATLAWGIDNNLSQRLSLRDPIQIATAKAAGACLPMLALALLLGQAFPPLPVSLTLLGIGALGYGISIWLDLLALRDLGAAREAVLFSTAPFVGVLFALVVLRDPLTWPVLIAAVLMAAGVVLLLREQHSHWHRHERLRHAHRHRHDPRDGDPHHQHDHAPADLEGFPADRPFWHAHEHGHQALEHGHPHVSDAHHRHQH
- a CDS encoding chromate transporter translates to MAAEINANQAPGAPHYSLADLIRYFLLLGTTGFGGPIALVGYMHRDLVEDRGWISEDGYQEGLTLAQVAPGPLAAQLSFYMGYIHYGLLGSALVGLAFVLPSFLMVVALGWAYTSYGGLSWMQGAFYGVGAAVIGIIAISAYKLTNKTIGRDWWLWAVYIVNAASTVISESERIEFILAGGALIWFLRTPPSQLWNRNKLHGLSALPLLPILAAVPVATAGLLSKIFWFFATAGAFVFGSGLAIIPFLYGGVVKNFQWLDTQQFLDAVAVAMITPGPVVITTGFIGFLVAGFSGACVASLAMFLPCYLLTVIPAPYFRKHGKNPAIAAFVKGVTAAATGAITGAVIVLARQSLQDLPTVLIAITALFSLWFFGRKLPEPLVVAAAAVLGILIFPLTHA
- a CDS encoding 3'(2'),5'-bisphosphate nucleotidase CysQ — encoded protein: MMPAALPLPSGIALEALLVELRRLSWGAADILLAYGRGEQPPYGFPPALSVDEGGEGPVSAADLAVNQWLLEGLAAAFPTAEWTVLSEETAKEQLTEGEPLAAEWLWILDPLDGTKDFLQGTGEYAVHLALVHGGEPVLGVVLLPVLEELWLGVMPGLAGSAGEAWCESRVGERSPVRLSGRRALGELVLVASRNHRDQRLEQLLAALALGDTKAIGSVGGKVATILRGETDLYISLSGKSAPKDWDMAAPEAVLRAAGGAFSHADGRALAYNSGDVRQAGCLIASHGPAHAELCEKAAAALAVIDPGFVV
- a CDS encoding RAD52 family DNA repair protein; the encoded protein is MATAVFSPEQIAALSAPLDRAKVQTRSQAGRSLAYLEGWQAIAEANRIFGFDGWQRETIAVQCVSERERTLGSGNRAGWGVTYTARVRIRVGDVIREGSGAGHGIDADLGQAHESALKEAETDAMKRALMTFGNPFGLALYDKQQREVTSSTAPTPVRHAPAPQRNSTAVESMAEVGLEPLDPATVQQILATVRGLPRPALEGFTKAFRKRFQVPDDAASIADRICQRRHHDWIEAFLVSHRSVHPAGQRQALAA
- the rsmI gene encoding 16S rRNA (cytidine(1402)-2'-O)-methyltransferase; amino-acid sequence: MGWQGSAFCRSPPQAVQAPEPAPGVLYLVGTPIGNLADLSPRARQVLAGVQRIACEDTRRSGLLLHQLGLRQKEQGPRLVSFHAHNQTARIPELLAALAAGEALAVISDAGLPGISDPGEVLVAAARTAGHNVICIPGPSAVTTALVSSGLPCGRFCFEGFLPPKTNQRRQRLQELQTEQRTMVLFEAPHRLLDLLDDLLAVLGDRPLRVARELTKKHEEQVGPSVSAAIEHFRRTPPQGECTLVLAGALPPEPLAWDSAALSAELQELQRAGHSSNAAAKLLAERTGHSKRELYALLHQEQLQTES
- a CDS encoding siphovirus Gp157 family protein, whose translation is MAVLTSIPASAAVVASGAEAAGLACSLQRSGSLWQLGIEAQELTTVIGQLAEQLETDDPEQRASALAELEAALLAEEGNKAALADKADATCWVIEHLRGQATYRQQQAKRLTDLARSDASRADALEESLVFVITQLQPAATRFSFPNHELSSRRSSAVVIDDEQALDSEWLTVTTTSKPDKAAIKEALNAGRQITGAQLLSRRSWRIH
- a CDS encoding DUF2493 domain-containing protein; translation: MAICHSIEPRSGSAYSLVIAAGGGRDLAWPHQRVAAELLARSGGRLVHLLLHGGARGADAAIGRAAHQLGWSSLVMPAQWERHGRAAGPIRNRELLQQAIARAEAHTSPGSMASVLVVAFPGGAGTASLVQQARRMAARSPVPISVAQVSPSAGLWAVPVSARS
- a CDS encoding DUF1651 domain-containing protein, which codes for MNVTDRTGRPPLSPQEGWISDGRQVLHFQPRRYDRWSQSLEVTLGEVMPNGAPPLLKRRKELSRQQAIKLWSERRQQGWRACAPQWDPPPPPRA
- a CDS encoding galactose oxidase, which encodes MGIPLPRPAALAARLEIPIEEWHYLDEAVLLKTRSRKVCMTCHWFRHHAGVNCIPVLTCQLHQGLIAHGENLTSRCQGWTDDMTLSRGWAPEVV